In Mesorhizobium sp. INR15, a genomic segment contains:
- a CDS encoding transposase, producing MTLDGTGISGQLRVVRVLRNGKRRFDPVEKERLIDAALEPGVSVAGLALEHGVNANQLRNWVKLRQDQRAENALTVLPACAASTFIPVVEAAPIARPPATTGRPTSPRVRLKASLPNGVRLELEGADAQALSAMIEALGRCDVPAG from the coding sequence ATGACATTGGATGGCACGGGAATATCAGGGCAGCTTCGGGTCGTGCGGGTTCTTCGCAACGGCAAGCGACGGTTTGATCCGGTTGAGAAGGAACGCTTGATCGATGCGGCCCTTGAGCCGGGGGTATCGGTTGCAGGGCTGGCGCTGGAGCATGGGGTCAACGCCAATCAGTTGCGCAATTGGGTCAAGCTGCGCCAGGACCAGCGGGCGGAGAACGCGTTGACGGTTCTGCCGGCCTGCGCGGCGTCGACCTTTATTCCAGTGGTCGAGGCAGCGCCGATTGCGCGGCCGCCGGCCACGACGGGTCGGCCGACATCGCCACGGGTGCGCTTGAAGGCGTCGCTGCCGAACGGGGTGCGGCTTGAGCTTGAAGGTGCGGATGCCCAGGCTCTATCGGCGATGATCGAAGCGTTGGGGCGTTGCGATGTTCCGGCTGGCTGA
- a CDS encoding DUF4142 domain-containing protein, with protein MKARLLLATLATATAMTFALPALAADSAQEFVNKAAAGGMFEVDSSKVAESKVRDQSVKDFAHKMIDDHGAANAKLETIAGEQKLTVPKELDAKSKGDVDTLKNGKDPIDTPYVAMQRAAHKDAVALFESYAQDGDNAELKTFAQQTVPTLKMHQEMIEKIAATMDRQSSSSATPKTTVGDTPDPTPPLAGANSFTEDQAKDRIQGAGFADVSKLTKDDQGIWRGQATKDGKNTTVALDYKGNVVAGTN; from the coding sequence ATGAAAGCCCGCCTACTCTTGGCCACACTGGCCACCGCGACAGCTATGACTTTTGCCCTGCCCGCACTTGCTGCCGACAGCGCGCAGGAATTCGTCAACAAGGCCGCTGCAGGCGGTATGTTCGAGGTGGATTCGAGCAAGGTTGCCGAGAGCAAAGTCCGGGATCAGAGCGTCAAGGATTTCGCACACAAGATGATCGACGATCACGGGGCGGCCAATGCCAAACTTGAGACGATCGCCGGCGAGCAGAAGCTTACGGTTCCCAAGGAACTGGACGCCAAAAGCAAGGGTGATGTCGACACTCTGAAAAACGGCAAGGATCCGATCGACACACCCTACGTCGCGATGCAGCGAGCCGCGCATAAGGATGCGGTGGCGTTGTTCGAGAGCTACGCCCAGGATGGCGACAACGCCGAGTTGAAGACGTTCGCTCAGCAGACGGTGCCGACACTCAAGATGCACCAGGAGATGATCGAGAAAATCGCGGCGACTATGGACCGCCAATCGTCAAGTTCGGCGACGCCCAAGACCACCGTTGGTGACACACCCGATCCCACCCCTCCGCTTGCCGGCGCAAACAGCTTCACGGAAGACCAGGCCAAGGACCGGATCCAGGGTGCTGGCTTCGCGGATGTGTCGAAGCTGACCAAGGATGACCAGGGCATCTGGCGCGGCCAGGCGACCAAGGACGGCAAGAACACGACCGTCGCTCTGGACTACAAGGGCAACGTCGTTGCCGGCACGAACTGA
- the tnpB gene encoding IS66 family insertion sequence element accessory protein TnpB (TnpB, as the term is used for proteins encoded by IS66 family insertion elements, is considered an accessory protein, since TnpC, encoded by a neighboring gene, is a DDE family transposase.) yields MFRLADDLRVYLHREPIDFRAGINSLAILVEQSMGLNPFDRAVFAFCNRRRTRMKLLFFDRSGFVMVLKALTEDKFRWPRRQETVVPLDAEQLHWLLDGIDIDAMVRHPVRQYQFVG; encoded by the coding sequence ATGTTCCGGCTGGCTGATGATCTACGTGTCTATCTTCACCGGGAGCCGATCGACTTCCGGGCGGGGATCAACAGCCTTGCGATCCTGGTCGAGCAGTCGATGGGCCTCAACCCGTTCGATCGCGCGGTGTTCGCCTTCTGCAATCGCCGCCGCACCCGGATGAAATTACTATTCTTTGATCGGTCGGGCTTTGTGATGGTGCTGAAGGCGCTGACGGAAGACAAGTTCCGCTGGCCTCGGCGGCAGGAGACAGTGGTGCCGCTTGACGCCGAGCAATTGCACTGGCTGCTCGACGGCATTGATATCGACGCGATGGTCCGCCACCCGGTGCGGCAATATCAGTTTGTCGGCTGA